CTCGCGCGCGACGTGCTGCGCGAGCTCGCGGAATTCGGCGCGAGCCGGGTGCTCACCGAACGCCGCAACGAGCTCCTCGGCACGATGGCCTGTCACGCCGCGGTGCGCGCGAACCGCCGCCTGACGATCCCGGAGATGGACGCGCTGCTGCGCGACATGGAGCGTACCGAGCGCTCGGGCCAGTGCAATCACGGCCGTCCGACGTGGCACCAGATCAGCCTGGGCGATCTCGACAAGCTCTTCCTGCGAGGACGCTGACGCGTTGGCCGCAGCAAAACATCCTCCCGCGATCCTCCTGATGGGCCCCACCGCGAGCGGCAAGACCGCGGTGGCGCTCGAGCTCGCGCGTGCGCTCCCCGTCGAGGTCGTCAGCGTCGATTCGGCGCTCGTCTACAAGGACATGAACATCGGGACGGCCAAGCCCGATCGCGCGACGCTCGAAGCCTTTCCGCACCACCTCGTCGACGTCATCGAGCCGCACGAATCGTATTCGGCAGCGCGCTTTCGCGACGATGCGCTCGCGATCATGCGCGAGATCGACGAGCGCGGACACATCCCGCTGCTCGTCGGCGGCACGATGCTGTACTTCAAGGCGCTGGTCGAAGGACTGAACGAGCTGCCCGAAGCCGACCCGATGATCCGGCTCGTCATCGACACGATGGCCGAAGAGGGCGGCCCCGGCGCGGTCTACAGGCGTTTGAAGGAAGTCGACCCGCAGACCGCCGTGCGCCTCAACCCCGGCGACACTCAGCGCATCCAGCGCGCGCTCGAGATCTATCTCATCACCGGCAAGACGATGGCGGAGCTGCTCGCCAAGCCGCGCTACGTCTACTTCCCGTACACGCCGATCAAGATCGCGCTCGTGCCCGAGGACCGCGCGGTGCTGCACGAGCGCATCGAGCGCCGTTTCGAGCAGATGCTCGGGGACGGTCTGCTCGACGAGGTCGCGCGCCTGCGCGACGAATACGGGCTCGACTCGTCGCTGCCGTCGATGCGCTGCGTCGGCTACCGCCAGGCGCTGCAGTTCTTGAACGGCGACATCGACCGCGAAGAGCTGCTTGCGCAAGGCGTCGCGGCGACGCGCCAGCTCGCCAAGCGCCAGCTCACGTGGCTGCGCGCGATGACCGATGTGAAGTTCTTCGGCAGCAACTCAGGCGATCTCGCGCAGCAGGTTCTCGACTACGTACGGCGAGAGCTGGAACGTCAAAATGGATCCCCGCTTTCGCGGGGATGACGATCTGACGGTTACTGCTGCGTGCGCTTGACCTCGGTCTCCGCCGAGCCGCGCGCGAAGGTCACCTTCAGCGTCTCCCCTGCCTCGACCTGAGACGCGTCGTGCACGATCGCGCCCGCGGCGGTGGTCGCGATGCTGTAGCCGCGCTCGAGCACCAGCTCGGGGTTGAGGTGCGTGAGATGCGATTCGATCGCCGAGAGCCTCGCGCCCAGTCCGTCGATGCGCACGCGCGCCGACTCGCGCAGCCTGCGGGCGAGGTCCGCGCGGTGACGCTCGCACGCTTCGACATCCGGCCTCGATGCGCGCAGCTCGCGCGCAAGCCCGCGCAACGTCCACACCTGCCCTTCGGCGCAGCGCTTCCACGCGCCGCACAGCCGGTTCGCGAGATGCGTCAGGTGCTGGCGCTGGTTGCGGATGCGGTCTCCCGGGTGCACGAGACACTTCGAGAGATAGTCGAGCTTCTGCATGCGGTTCTCGAGACCGCGCGTGACGAGGCGCGAAATGCGCACGTAACGCTGCTCGAGCGCGCGGCACAGCTCGGCGCGGTCGGGACAGGCGAGCTCGGCGGCGGCGGTCGGCGTGGGCGCGCGCACATCGGCGACGAAGTCGGCGATCGTGAAATCGGTCTCGTGACCGACGCCGGAGATCACCGGAATCGCGCACGCATGGATCGTCCGCGCGAGCGCTTCGTCGTTGTACGCCCACAGGTCTTCGATGCTGCCCCCGCCCCGGCACACGATGAGAACGTCGACCTCGGCGCGCGCGTCCGCCTTCGCGATCGTGCGCGCGATCCTCGCCGCGGCGCCTTCGCCCTGCACCGGGGTCGGATAGATGACGATCGGTATGCTCGGCATGCGCCGCTTCAGCGTCGTCAGCACGTCGCGCAGCGCGGCGGCCTGCGGTGAAGTGACGATGCCGATCGCGCGCGGATGCCGCGGAAGCTCCCGCTTCGCGGCCGTGTCGAACAGGCCTTCCTGCGCGAGCTTGCGCTTCAGGAGCTCGTAGCGCTCGTAGAGCGCACCCAGCCCCGCGCGCCGCATCGTCTCGACGTTGAGCTGGAACTTGCCGCGCGCTTCGTACAGCGTCGGGCACGCGCGGACTTCGACCTGCGCGCCGTTCGTCGGCTGCCAGCCGATGAGCGCCGCTTTCGTCCTGAACATCACGCAGTCGACCTGCGCGGCTTCGTCCTTCAGCGTGAAGTAGCAGTGGCCCGAGTCGTAGCGCTTCCAGTTCGAGATCTCGCCGGCGACCCACAGGAGAGGCATGTGGCGCTCGACGAGCTCGCGCGCGCGGGCGTTCAGTTGCGAGACGGTGAGCACGCGCGGCGGCGTCGGCGTGGGGTCAGCCTCGAACAAAGGGCTTGACGACGGTAAAAATGACAACTCTGAATTCCGATCCGGAAAAAAATACCCAATGATTCAAGGCTTCAGCCGAGGCTTGATTTCGAGTCCGCCATGTGGTTCATCCACAGCCGTCACAAAACCTGAACACTCGCTTTCACGCGCAGAGGGAAATGCCCCGGGAAACGCCATAAGCTGCTGATATTACGCAATAAAAACTCGGGTTCAAAATTTAATCGCCGCAGGAAATTCCCTGACCGACGGACCACTTACGCCGAGTTTTTACAGACTGCCCACAATGTTATCCACAATTCGTGTGGACAACCTAAAAAGTGTTGTCGTGGAAACGGCTTGCGTCATCTTTATCAAGCAAAACTGGAGCTTCCCTTGCTCATTGGGCTTAGCCCGATTAAAGTGACGCCGACTTTTCCGGAGCGAGCGCGTGTTTTCGATCATACAAGCGGCCGGCTGGCCGATCTGGCCCTTGATTCTGTGTTCCGTCATCGCCCTCGCCATCATCGGGGAGCGCACCTGGTCGCTGCGGCGCAGCCTCGTCACTCCGAAGAACCTCCTCGAGCGCGTGCTCCAGGAATACCGGCAGAACGGCGTCAGTCCCGAGATGGTCAATCGTCTCGCGGCCGAGTCTCCCGAAGGCCAGGTTTTCGCGGCGGCCCTGCGCAACGTCGGCAGCGAGACCGCGATCGCGAAGGAAGCGATCGAGGAATCGAGCGGCGCGGTCTCGATCGAGCTCGAACGGTTCCTCACGACGCTCGGCACCATCGCCGCGATCGGACCGCTCCTCGGCCTCTTCGGCACGGTCATCGGCATGATCGAGATCTTCGGCTCGCAGACGCCGCAGGGCGGCAATCCGCTCGTGCTCGCGCACGGCATCTCGATCGCGCTTTATAACACGGCGTTCGGCCTCGTCGTCGCGGTGCCGAGCATGGTGTTCTACCGCTACTTCCGCGCGAAAGTCGACGCGATGCTCGTCGACATCGAGCTGCACGCGATCAAGCTGGTCGAAGTCGTCCACGGCGAACGCAAGGCATGAGACTCAGGACGCGCGCTCAGCGCGAAGAGCCGGAGATCAACTTCATCCCGTTGATCGACGTCCTGCTCGTCATCCTGATCTTCCTCATGGTGACGACGACGTACTCGCGCTTCGCGGAGCTGCAGATCAACCTGCCGACGGCCGAGTCGAACAAGCCGCCGGAGCGCCTCGACCAGATCGACGTGTCGGTCGACGCCAAAGGCAACTACGCGGTGAACAAGAACGTGCTCAAGGGCGCCAATCGCGACACGATCGTACAGGCGCTCAAGAGCGCCGCCGGGGGCATGAAAGACCCGGTCATCGTGATCAACGCCGACGCCGACGCTTCGCACCAGTCGGTGATCCGCGTGATGGAAGCCGCGCAGACCGCGGGTTACGGCAAGATCACGTTCACCACGCAATCCACTTCGAAATAGAGAAGAGACAGGAAAGAGGAGAACGGTTACGGCTGACCGACGCGCCTTCCCCTTTCTCCTCTCTCTTCTC
The DNA window shown above is from Burkholderiales bacterium and carries:
- a CDS encoding MotA/TolQ/ExbB proton channel family protein; protein product: MILCSVIALAIIGERTWSLRRSLVTPKNLLERVLQEYRQNGVSPEMVNRLAAESPEGQVFAAALRNVGSETAIAKEAIEESSGAVSIELERFLTTLGTIAAIGPLLGLFGTVIGMIEIFGSQTPQGGNPLVLAHGISIALYNTAFGLVVAVPSMVFYRYFRAKVDAMLVDIELHAIKLVEVVHGERKA
- a CDS encoding biopolymer transporter ExbD, whose amino-acid sequence is MRLRTRAQREEPEINFIPLIDVLLVILIFLMVTTTYSRFAELQINLPTAESNKPPERLDQIDVSVDAKGNYAVNKNVLKGANRDTIVQALKSAAGGMKDPVIVINADADASHQSVIRVMEAAQTAGYGKITFTTQSTSK
- the xseA gene encoding exodeoxyribonuclease VII large subunit encodes the protein MFEADPTPTPPRVLTVSQLNARARELVERHMPLLWVAGEISNWKRYDSGHCYFTLKDEAAQVDCVMFRTKAALIGWQPTNGAQVEVRACPTLYEARGKFQLNVETMRRAGLGALYERYELLKRKLAQEGLFDTAAKRELPRHPRAIGIVTSPQAAALRDVLTTLKRRMPSIPIVIYPTPVQGEGAAARIARTIAKADARAEVDVLIVCRGGGSIEDLWAYNDEALARTIHACAIPVISGVGHETDFTIADFVADVRAPTPTAAAELACPDRAELCRALEQRYVRISRLVTRGLENRMQKLDYLSKCLVHPGDRIRNQRQHLTHLANRLCGAWKRCAEGQVWTLRGLARELRASRPDVEACERHRADLARRLRESARVRIDGLGARLSAIESHLTHLNPELVLERGYSIATTAAGAIVHDASQVEAGETLKVTFARGSAETEVKRTQQ
- the miaA gene encoding tRNA (adenosine(37)-N6)-dimethylallyltransferase MiaA, with translation MAAAKHPPAILLMGPTASGKTAVALELARALPVEVVSVDSALVYKDMNIGTAKPDRATLEAFPHHLVDVIEPHESYSAARFRDDALAIMREIDERGHIPLLVGGTMLYFKALVEGLNELPEADPMIRLVIDTMAEEGGPGAVYRRLKEVDPQTAVRLNPGDTQRIQRALEIYLITGKTMAELLAKPRYVYFPYTPIKIALVPEDRAVLHERIERRFEQMLGDGLLDEVARLRDEYGLDSSLPSMRCVGYRQALQFLNGDIDREELLAQGVAATRQLAKRQLTWLRAMTDVKFFGSNSGDLAQQVLDYVRRELERQNGSPLSRG